A single genomic interval of Chryseobacterium paludis harbors:
- the amaB gene encoding L-piperidine-6-carboxylate dehydrogenase, with protein sequence MSKKVKDFGIEKSLKNLGIKDDNKGTSVGGKYFASGKIIESYSPVDGKLIAKVKTSNEADYEKVIQSAQKAFQEFRMIPSPKRGEIVRQLGLKLREYKDDLGKLVSYEMGKSLQEGLGEVQEMIDICDFAVGLSRQLHGFTMHSERPGHRMYEQYHPLGIVGIITAFNFPVAVWAWNTALSWICGNVTIWKPSEKTPFCAIACQNILAEVLKENNLSEGISSVMVSDHEIGQKLVDDKRVSLISFTGSTRVGRMVSSKVAERFGKSILELGGNNAIIISKDADIDMSIIGAVFGAVGTAGQRCTSTRRLIIHEDVYDEVKNRLVKAYGQLKIGNPLDETNHVGPLIDKGAVTQYEDSIKKCKKEGGKFIVEGGVLSGKDYESGCYVKPCIAEVKNSYEIVQHETFAPILYLIKYKTLEEAIAIQNDVPQGLSSAIMTQNLREAELFLSQAGSDCGIANVNIGTSGAEIGGAFGGEKETGGGRESGSDAWKYYMRRQTNTINYTTSLPLAQGIKFDI encoded by the coding sequence ATGTCTAAAAAAGTCAAGGATTTCGGTATCGAGAAATCGCTTAAAAATCTAGGTATTAAAGATGATAACAAAGGAACTTCCGTAGGTGGAAAGTACTTTGCATCAGGAAAAATAATAGAAAGTTATTCTCCTGTTGATGGAAAATTAATTGCTAAAGTAAAAACTTCAAATGAAGCTGATTATGAAAAGGTAATTCAATCTGCTCAAAAAGCATTTCAGGAATTTAGAATGATCCCATCACCAAAAAGGGGAGAAATTGTAAGACAGTTAGGTCTAAAATTAAGAGAATATAAAGATGATTTAGGGAAACTTGTTTCTTATGAAATGGGAAAATCTCTACAGGAGGGTCTTGGTGAAGTTCAGGAGATGATTGATATTTGTGATTTTGCTGTTGGTTTATCAAGACAGCTTCACGGGTTTACCATGCATTCTGAAAGACCAGGTCACAGAATGTATGAACAATATCATCCACTGGGAATTGTAGGAATTATTACAGCATTTAACTTCCCGGTAGCTGTTTGGGCTTGGAATACAGCATTATCTTGGATATGTGGAAACGTAACCATTTGGAAGCCTTCTGAAAAAACACCTTTCTGTGCAATTGCATGTCAAAATATTTTAGCTGAAGTTCTTAAAGAAAATAACCTTTCTGAAGGAATTTCAAGTGTGATGGTTTCTGATCACGAGATCGGACAAAAACTAGTTGATGACAAGCGTGTTTCATTAATCTCTTTCACAGGTTCTACAAGAGTAGGAAGAATGGTTTCTTCTAAAGTTGCTGAAAGATTTGGTAAATCTATCCTTGAGCTGGGAGGAAATAATGCCATTATTATCTCTAAAGATGCTGATATCGATATGTCGATCATTGGTGCTGTTTTCGGAGCTGTAGGAACTGCGGGTCAGAGATGTACATCTACGAGAAGACTGATTATTCATGAAGATGTTTATGATGAAGTAAAAAATAGATTGGTAAAAGCATACGGACAGTTAAAAATCGGAAATCCATTAGATGAGACTAATCATGTTGGACCACTAATTGATAAAGGTGCTGTTACTCAATATGAAGATTCAATCAAAAAATGTAAAAAAGAAGGTGGGAAGTTCATTGTTGAAGGAGGTGTTCTAAGCGGTAAAGACTATGAGTCTGGATGTTATGTAAAACCATGTATCGCTGAAGTAAAAAACTCTTACGAAATTGTACAACATGAAACTTTTGCTCCCATTTTATATTTAATAAAATACAAAACTCTTGAAGAAGCAATTGCTATTCAAAATGATGTTCCTCAGGGATTATCTTCTGCAATTATGACTCAAAATTTAAGAGAAGCAGAATTATTCCTTTCTCAAGCGGGTTCAGACTGTGGAATTGCGAATGTAAATATTGGAACTTCTGGTGCTGAGATTGGAGGTGCTTTCGGTGGTGAAAAAGAAACAGGAGGCGGTAGAGAATCGGGTTCAGATGCTTGGAAATATTACATGAGAAGACAAACGAATACGATCAACTATACGACAAGTCTTCCTTTAGCACAAGGAATTAAGTTTGATATTTAA
- the lat gene encoding L-lysine 6-transaminase gives MEQTIDIKANKVKETVGKHVLADGFDFVMDIEKSHGSWLYDRLTDKKFLDMFSMFGSASIGYNHPYLVGKSEWLGKMAVNKPTLADVYSEEYAHFLEVFERVVIPEELQLAFFIEGGSLGVENAMKACFDWKTRKNFEKGLQTEAGICIHFRQAFHGRSGYTLSLTNTSDPRKYQYFPMFEWPRILNPKLSFPITEENLEETIKNERLALLHIEEAIISNPDKVACIIIEPIQAEGGDNHFRDEFFVELRKLCDQNEILLIFDEVQTGIGITGEMWAFQHFTAKPDIISFGKKAQVCGVLANKEKFDQIPNNVFRESSRINSTFGGNFIDMLRFQLVMEVIEKENLVENAKLVGEYLLEGLQNLAQKYPEKISNARGRGLMCAIDLPSGEQRNHLINELFNDGLIILSCGDQSIRFRPHLNVSREEIQLALDKIENNINKI, from the coding sequence ATGGAACAGACAATTGATATAAAAGCAAATAAAGTTAAAGAGACTGTAGGAAAACACGTACTGGCAGACGGTTTTGATTTCGTAATGGATATCGAAAAATCTCATGGTTCATGGCTGTATGACAGACTTACAGATAAAAAATTTCTAGATATGTTTTCGATGTTCGGTTCAGCATCTATCGGATACAATCACCCTTACCTTGTAGGGAAATCAGAATGGCTAGGAAAAATGGCGGTTAATAAACCAACGCTGGCAGACGTATATTCAGAGGAATATGCTCATTTTTTAGAGGTTTTTGAAAGAGTAGTTATCCCCGAAGAATTACAATTAGCTTTCTTTATTGAAGGTGGTTCTTTAGGCGTTGAAAATGCAATGAAAGCATGTTTTGACTGGAAAACACGTAAGAATTTTGAAAAAGGACTTCAAACTGAAGCTGGAATTTGTATTCACTTCAGACAGGCATTCCATGGAAGAAGTGGTTATACATTAAGTTTAACAAATACTTCTGATCCTAGGAAATATCAATATTTCCCAATGTTTGAATGGCCAAGAATCCTTAATCCAAAATTGAGCTTTCCAATCACTGAAGAGAATTTAGAGGAAACGATCAAAAATGAAAGATTAGCGCTATTGCATATCGAAGAAGCTATTATTTCCAATCCTGACAAAGTAGCTTGTATCATTATTGAACCTATTCAGGCTGAAGGTGGAGATAACCATTTTAGAGATGAGTTTTTTGTTGAATTAAGAAAACTGTGTGATCAGAATGAAATTCTTTTAATCTTTGACGAAGTACAAACCGGTATTGGAATTACGGGAGAAATGTGGGCTTTCCAACATTTTACTGCAAAACCAGATATTATTTCTTTTGGTAAAAAAGCACAGGTATGTGGAGTTTTAGCGAATAAAGAGAAATTTGACCAGATTCCTAATAATGTGTTCAGAGAAAGTTCAAGAATTAATTCCACTTTTGGAGGGAATTTTATCGATATGCTTCGTTTCCAATTGGTAATGGAAGTTATTGAAAAAGAAAATCTTGTGGAGAATGCTAAGCTGGTAGGTGAGTACTTATTAGAAGGCTTACAGAATTTAGCTCAGAAGTATCCTGAAAAAATTTCCAATGCAAGAGGAAGAGGATTAATGTGTGCTATAGACCTTCCTTCGGGAGAGCAGAGAAACCATTTAATTAATGAACTTTTCAATGATGGTTTAATTATTTTATCGTGTGGAGATCAATCGATTCGTTTTAGACCACATCTGAATGTTTCCAGAGAAGAAATTCAGCTTGCTTTGGATAAAATAGAAAATAATATTAACAAAATTTAA
- a CDS encoding DUF2007 domain-containing protein codes for MERSTRVSVFESDNPSEIQLIKSKLDDAQITNTVENNYLTFTTTPTATSLKVMVDLEDEKKAFEIIDTYIQQSANQ; via the coding sequence ATGGAAAGAAGTACGCGAGTATCAGTTTTTGAAAGTGATAATCCTTCAGAAATTCAATTGATCAAATCTAAATTAGATGACGCCCAAATCACAAACACTGTTGAAAATAATTATTTAACTTTTACGACAACGCCAACAGCGACATCACTAAAAGTTATGGTGGATTTAGAGGATGAGAAAAAAGCATTCGAAATTATTGACACTTATATACAACAAAGTGCAAACCAATAA
- a CDS encoding GNAT family N-acetyltransferase: protein MTQQVKFRKAEIKDRNIIWEIIQQAIQRRKADGSTQWQNGYPNADTVESDIAKGFGFVLTVDEAVAVYVALIFNDEPAYSTIEGAWLSNGEFVVVHRVAVSEEFAGQGLVKKLFEHIEDYTKSQGVQSVKVDTNYDNIAMLKILEKQGYSYCGEVVLAGGVRKAFEKIII, encoded by the coding sequence ATGACGCAGCAAGTTAAATTCAGGAAGGCAGAAATTAAAGACAGAAATATCATTTGGGAAATTATCCAGCAAGCTATACAAAGGAGGAAGGCGGATGGGAGTACCCAATGGCAGAATGGATATCCTAATGCTGATACTGTAGAAAGTGATATTGCCAAAGGTTTTGGATTTGTACTTACAGTAGATGAAGCTGTTGCAGTATATGTTGCTTTAATATTCAATGATGAACCTGCTTACAGCACGATTGAAGGAGCCTGGCTAAGCAATGGTGAATTTGTGGTTGTACACAGAGTAGCCGTTTCCGAAGAATTTGCAGGACAAGGTTTAGTTAAGAAACTTTTTGAACACATAGAAGATTACACAAAATCCCAAGGGGTTCAAAGTGTAAAAGTAGATACCAATTACGATAATATTGCCATGCTGAAGATTCTTGAGAAACAGGGATACTCCTATTGTGGTGAAGTCGTTTTAGCAGGCGGCGTAAGAAAAGCATTTGAGAAGATTATAATTTGA
- a CDS encoding transcriptional regulator has product MHQSIEVDEKVFQDAVKFYGSSLNIPPLASKIYSYLIFDFEKVGITFDEFVEVLSASKSSVSTSISLLLNSQLIIDLNKMDERKRYFFINDEHMKIRFEKIVQRLQDELKLLNDLNNLRKVKDEDYNEKLTIYKALLNKNISNIQESINKL; this is encoded by the coding sequence ATGCATCAAAGTATAGAAGTTGATGAAAAAGTTTTTCAAGATGCTGTGAAATTTTATGGCAGCTCTTTGAATATACCACCATTAGCTTCAAAAATCTATTCCTACCTCATTTTCGATTTTGAGAAAGTAGGAATTACTTTTGACGAATTTGTAGAGGTACTCTCTGCCAGTAAAAGTTCCGTTTCCACCAGTATTTCATTGTTGCTAAACTCACAGCTTATTATAGATCTTAATAAGATGGATGAGAGGAAAAGGTATTTTTTTATTAATGATGAACATATGAAGATAAGATTTGAAAAAATAGTACAAAGATTACAAGACGAATTAAAATTATTAAATGATTTAAACAACTTAAGAAAAGTAAAAGATGAAGACTACAATGAAAAACTTACAATTTATAAGGCGCTATTAAACAAAAATATTTCAAATATTCAGGAATCTATTAATAAACTATAA
- a CDS encoding efflux RND transporter periplasmic adaptor subunit has protein sequence MTNKLIILSVAAISLTACKKEAPKQDGAKPYPVISVEQKNIIGYQTFPASIQGRVNNDVRAKIQGYITQLLVDEGQYVTKGQPLFRLETNILTENAAAAKAGIGAAESTIAAAQASVNAAQVEVNKLKPLVAKNIISNVQLQTAQANLAQAQAQLQQAIASKRQASANYKGVEANIEYSIIRAPISGVIGKLPLKVGSLVGPTDQTPLTTISDTSQVFAYFSMNEKEYFDFLEKSVGATMPEKIKNLPMVDLQLANGSLYPEKGKIEAITGQIDPTTGTIQFRVAFSNAQKLLSNGNSGTIRLPKAYDNVLVVPESATYEQQGIVYVYKVEKDTAKNVVVSVIDRIDNMALLKSGINKGEVVVAAGIGGLKSGTAVKPKPVKMDSLVQSIKPKF, from the coding sequence ATGACAAATAAACTAATTATACTTTCTGTTGCAGCTATTTCTTTGACGGCCTGCAAAAAAGAAGCTCCGAAACAGGATGGTGCCAAGCCTTATCCTGTAATTTCGGTTGAACAAAAAAATATCATTGGATATCAAACGTTCCCTGCGAGTATACAAGGTAGAGTAAACAATGATGTAAGAGCTAAAATTCAGGGATATATTACACAGCTTTTAGTTGATGAAGGACAATACGTAACGAAAGGACAGCCTTTATTCCGTTTGGAAACAAATATATTAACTGAAAATGCAGCTGCAGCAAAAGCAGGAATTGGCGCTGCCGAATCTACAATTGCAGCGGCACAGGCTTCAGTAAATGCAGCTCAGGTAGAAGTAAATAAGCTAAAACCTTTGGTTGCGAAGAATATCATCAGTAACGTTCAATTACAAACAGCACAAGCTAATTTAGCACAAGCTCAGGCGCAATTACAGCAGGCTATTGCTTCAAAACGTCAGGCAAGTGCTAATTATAAAGGAGTAGAAGCGAATATCGAATATTCTATTATCCGTGCCCCTATTTCAGGAGTTATCGGAAAGCTGCCTTTGAAAGTAGGTAGTTTGGTAGGTCCGACAGATCAGACTCCGCTAACAACGATTTCTGATACTTCTCAGGTTTTCGCTTACTTCTCAATGAATGAGAAGGAATATTTTGACTTTCTGGAGAAATCTGTAGGTGCAACTATGCCGGAAAAAATCAAAAATCTTCCCATGGTTGATTTACAGTTGGCTAATGGAAGTCTTTATCCTGAAAAAGGAAAGATCGAGGCCATTACCGGGCAAATTGATCCAACTACAGGAACTATTCAGTTCAGAGTGGCATTTTCAAATGCTCAAAAATTACTAAGTAATGGAAATAGTGGAACAATTAGATTACCTAAAGCTTACGATAATGTTTTGGTAGTTCCTGAAAGTGCTACCTATGAACAACAGGGAATTGTTTACGTTTATAAAGTAGAAAAAGACACTGCTAAGAATGTAGTTGTCAGTGTAATTGACAGAATTGATAACATGGCGTTATTAAAATCAGGAATAAATAAAGGAGAAGTAGTAGTTGCAGCAGGTATCGGTGGATTGAAATCAGGAACTGCTGTAAAACCAAAACCTGTAAAAATGGATAGCCTGGTTCAATCTATAAAACCGAAATTCTAA